The sequence below is a genomic window from Fuerstiella sp..
TGATGGCTCCGCAATTCTCAGTTTCACAGGATTCAACATGACACTGAACGAACTTCAGGAACTCATTGATCGCATGTACTCCCGAAAAGACGAGGCCCGCGGAGTTGAAGGCACCTTCATGTGGCTGATGGAAGAGATTGGTGAACTGGCTGCGGCGCTGAGAGAATCGCCAAAAGAAGAAGTCGCCAAAGAGTTCGCGGATGTTCTGGCATGGCTGGCAACAATCGCCAACGTGGCCGGCATCAATCTGTCTGAAGCCGTTGAGCTGAAGTATGGGAGCGGATGTCCAGGCTGTGGTCTGATGGTGTGCGAATGTTGCGACCAGGAAAAGCCTTAGAAGTCTGTGACACATACAGGAACGGAAAACACGGCAATCAGCAACATTCGTACATGCCGCCCCGGTGTCCATTCCTTAACAGGGAACCTGTCCGGGCCAGATCGCCACAAACGAAAACCGCAGTCCGATTACGGCAGAATCACATTGTGACTGTTGGCCGCAAATGCGCCCTGCGGCAGCCCACTGACTTCGTCATCAAAATGTCACTCGATATGATCTCATGCTCATCCTCAACAGATGTCATGAACACGGAATGAACATGGCCAGACGAACGACTGCAACAAACAAAGACGTCACCGAAAAACGCCGGGCGCAAGTACGCAAAGTTATTCGCCGACTGAAGAAAGAATTTCCGGAAGCAGAATGCGCTCTACAGCATGAATCAGCATTTCAGCTGCTGGTGGCCACGATTCTGTCGGCGCAGTGCACCGACGTACGAGTCAACATGGCGACACCGGAGCTGTTTCGAAAGTATCCGGATGCGGTTCGCCTGGCCCGGGCTTCTCAGCCCGCTGTTGAAAAAATCGTAAAACCACTGGGGTTCTTTCGTAACAAGGCAGGAAATATCCGATTAATGGCCAAATCGCTGGTAGACAACTTCGGCGGGAATGTCCCGCAGGATATTGAGGATCTGGTTGCCCTGCCCGGCGTCGGACGTAAGACAGCCAGTGTTGTTTTGGGAACCTGGTACGGAATTCCGTCGGGTGTGGTGGTGGACACACACGTCAAACGTATTTCCGCTCTTCTGGGACTGACCAAGTCAAACAATCCCGACATCATCGAACGAAATCTGATGGAAGTGATTCCAAAGAAAGAATGGATTGAATATTCGCACCGCATCATTCTTCATGGTCGAAAGACGTGTATCGCCCGTCGACCTCGCTGCAGCGAATGCGTTCTGCTGTCTGTGTGTCCGCGAGTCGGTCTGTCCGAAGATCTCTGATCAGGATTAACCTGCGGAAACTGCTGTTCCGGCGAACGTACGGTCTCCGGAAGCTTATCGTATTCAACGTTCACCTTGCCCCGAATCTTCGGGCGTCGGTAAACTCCCGGGGGGGAAACGCCCAGATCAACAGACCAAGAGAATCGTGGCCGACAACAGGTGCTGCAGTGTTCGTTCGACATATGGTGATACTGATCCTGTTTTGTGCTGGTCTGACGGCAGGCCACGCGCAGTCGGCGTCCGGATCAGACCGGCGGCACCGAAACATTCTGGAGAAGCGATCAACTGTCTTCGAGAACCTGCAGTTCGAGCTGCATCAGCTCAGGGACAAGTGTCATGAGAATGGTCTGATTCAGGCAGAAACGGAACTCACTCAACTGCTGCAGGAACTCACCCCGGACGCTCTCGAATCGCGTGCGCCTCAGGCGGTGTCCGCGCCGGTGAGTTTGGCGGTTCCGGAAACAGAACGACAGTGGCGACAACAAACGCTGAACTTGCGGAAAGGACGAGCCAAAGAGCTTTATACCCTGGCGCGCAAGTCACTGCGGGCCGGTCTGCCGTCAATCGCCTATATGCTCATTCACGACGTGCTGCGGCTCGACCCGGATCATGTCAACGCACGAGCCATATTCGGCCAGCAGAAATTCATTGACCCTTTTTACACAGACGACGACTTCTATGCGGGAGAGTGGGTCTCTGTCTGGGAAGCAAAGATGCGAGGTGGCCGGACGCCTCATATTCCGGACGATCGATTCGGCTGGATTCCCCGGGAACACCTGCGGCGTTACGAAGAGGGCATGCGTCCGTGGAAAGGCAGCTGGCATTCAAAACAGAAGGACGAACTGATCCGCAGTGACTTCCGCAATGCATGGGAAATTGAATCCGAGCACTTTCATGTGCGTACCAATGTCAGCCTCGAAGAAGGAGTGCTTTTGTCACGGCGACTGGAAACTTTCCATGAATGGCTGCGACAGAACTTTGCAGCATTCTTCGACACACCCGCAGATCTGCGGTCCCGATTCGAAAAAGCCCACGTTCGCCGACGCAGAAATGCAGCATCGGGAAAACCGATGGAAGTCTGGTACTACCGGTCCAAAGATGAATACCGCCGAATGGTACGCAACAAAATCCCCCCAGAAATCGAAACTAACGGATTGTACTGGCAGCCGGACAGTCGTTGTTATTTCTTTAAAAACACTGAACACGATCGTCTGGACACGCTGTTCCACGAAGCTACACATCAGATTCTTGACATTCCCACCCGGAAAGCCCGTCTCACCGCAGCACGATCACTTGCGTCAAAAACCCGGCGACGCCGTCAGGAGTGGGTTCTGGGAGGTCGGTCGGGGTTCTGGCTCATTGAGGGACTCGCCTGCTATTTTGAATCGTTTGAAGTCACTGATGAAGGTACGGTTTCTGTCGGGAGACCGGATCACATTCGAGTGTTCGCGGCGCAGCACCGACTGCTTCGGGACAATTTTTATGTACCACTGGATACGTTTTGCCGTTTGGGCAAGGACCAGTTTCAGCAACATCGGAATGTCCCGCAGTTGTACTCACAGGCGTCCGGAGTCACACATTTCCTCATGCACTACGACGACGGTCGGTACCGCGACGACCTCGTTCGCCTCCTGGCTGGGCTGTATCGACCGGACGCGCGAAATCCGCTGAAGCAGGCCAACCTGTCTCAAATCACGGGAGTCACGTTCAGCAGACTGGATCAGTTGTACCGGGACCACCTACATAATCTGGCCCGACAGCTATCTAAAACTGCAAACAGGCCTAATGGAAACAGTTCCGCCGCACAGGGACATTCACCGTGATCAGTCGCGGATCAGCAAACGGACTGTTTGCCGAACATGACTCAACCGACACAGTACAGTTCCCACAGTGTACATCGATCTCGGGGAAGACGACAGAACACAATCCGCATGATCACTCCCCGTCATACGTCCATCAATCGTTCGGTGGAGTCACCAAACCGATCCAGATGGATGCCGTATCTGTCGAGCATCGAAAGGTAGAGATTACACATCTGTCTGTCCGGCCTGCCCAGATAATCAAGAACCCGACCGCCCTGAAGCTGCCCGCCGGCGCCCCCCAGCAGCACGACAGGCAGTTGCGTGGCATCATGACCTCCGGTCATCATGCTGGAACAGTACATCAACATGGAATTGTCCAGCGCGGTACGCTCACCTTCCTGAATGGCATCCAGCCTTTCTGCGATATAGCCAAACTGTTCCAGCATGAACTGATTGACTTTCAGCCATTTAGCATTGTTACGATGCGAGAGTTCATGGTGTCCGATTTCGACCCCCAGGTGCGGAAACTGAAGAGCACTGTGATCGTTGTTAAGTTTCAGTGTACAAACGCGAGTCGTGTCGGTTTGAAACGCCAGGACCAGAATGTCACACATCAGGCGCATGTGCTCCACAATTGTCTGTGGAATTCCTTCCGGAGGTCTCGGCATGTTGGGTTTATCGAGCGTCGGCCGCCACCCCTGCAACTCACCTCTGCGACCGGCCTGTTCAATACGCTTTTCCACTTCACGCACTGAGTTAAGGTACTCGTCGAGTTTACGCCGGTCGATGGAACTGATTTGCTGACGAAACCCTTTCGCTTCGGTGAGTACCGCATCGAGCACGCTCCTTTGCCCGCGCTGCACCTCATCCTTGAACAACTGATCGAATGCGAGTGCCGGATAGATTTCCAGAGGAGTCGGAGCGGTTGGAGAGCTCCAGGAAATATGAGAGCTGTAGATCATTGAATAGTCTTTGTGGATCCCCGGATTTGATCTTTCGCATCCAAGAACCAGACTTGGCACCTTAGTTGAGTGTCCGTAACGCTGAGCAATCAGCTGATCGAAGCTGGTGCCCGAACGAATCTCCCCGCCCGACGAAAGCGGTGCCCCGGAAAGCAGATTGCCGGTTTGTGAACTGTGAATCCCCCCTTTCAGGGCTTCGGCATTGTACAGTCCCCGAATGAACAGCAGCTTTTCTCGAAAACCGTTCAGTGGTGTGAGTACCTGGCCAAGCTCCATCTGAGTTCCCTGGCCACTGGCTGTCCACTCATTCTTCGTAAACCCGTTGCCGGAAAACAGCACACCCAGACGAATCGGTGCCTGACTGGCGGAACCGGTGGCTTCGTCTCCCCACACCGAACGTGATTCCATCCACGGCAACGCCATGCTGACACCCGTTCCGCGCAGAAACGTTCGACGAGAGAAGCGATGTACCATGGGAATTACTCCAGTTGGCAACCCAGATTTGTGTGTGACAGGCCGGGCAAAGCCTGACCACATTCGGCTATCGATTATACGACATACCCCGAATTCTGCGAAATTGATCACTCAAAACGATCGTTTTCACAGCGACGGAGACTCGATAGTCGTTTTTCCGGAGCTTCCGCTGCATTTTTTCAAGTAACGGCTCGTCAGAAAGCTGCACTTCCCGACCGAGCGCATAGCCCAGAAACTTTCGACAGAACTGATAAACAAACGTGTTGCGACGCCGGTTAAGCAGATAATCCCGTAGTCCGGAAAGCCCCTGGATTGAAGTCCCGTCAGGCAGAGTGGTCCGGACATCGATCAATGCGTCAGTACCGCGTCGCCGACCGACGGTATCGAATTTCTCCAGGGCAAATCCGAACGGGTCGATACGAACATGACACTTGGCGCAGGCCGGATCACTACTGTGCTGCTCAATCAACTGACGCTCGGTCAAACCCTCCGGAACAGTCGCAGCAAGCTGCGGAACATTCTTTGGCGGACGTGGCAGTTTCTCACCGAGCAACACTTCACTGACCCAATTGCCGCGCAGAATCGGACTGGTGCGTGCCGCACCCGAATGCTTCGCGAGTGTCACTGCCATCCCCAGAATTCCGCCACGTCCGTACTTGTGCATCCCATCGACACGGCGCCACGCCGAACCTTCAACTTGCGGAATCCCGTAGAACCGGGCCAGCCGTTCGTTCACAAAAGTGTGATCTGCTTCGAGCAGACTTAACAGCGAACCGTCGTTTCGGAACAAATCGGTAAAAAACAGAATCGATTCTTCATGCAGATCCCCGCGAATATCGAGAAATTCGGGAAAATATTTCTCGCTTTTTCTGCCGAGCGATCCAAATTGATAGGTATCCATCCACTGACAGGCAAACTCCGTCGCCAGCCCCCTTACACGAGCATCCGAAAGCATGCGAGTCGTCTGCCGCAGCAATTCAGCGTGGGTCTTGCCGGAAGCTGAAGATGTGTCTGTATTACCCGGAGTATCGATAGTTTGAGGACTCCGGACTAGCTGTCCTTTTCTCGCCGCTTCCCGCAACTTCATATCGGGCATCGACGACCACAGGAAATAGCTGAGTCGGTTGGCGAGTTCCCATTCTGAGACTTCAGTGGTCCCTGAGCCCGCCGGTACGTTTTCGAACCGGTACAAAAACGGGGACGCAACGAACACCCGGGCCAGTGTCAGCCGAAACGCTTCGTCATGTGAAAGGTCCTGCCGGCGCAGCTGATGATACAGTTCACGCAGTCTGTCGACTTCCACGTCTGTCAACGGACGACGCCATGCGCGGCCGGCAAAGTCGATGAGCGCATCAATCTGGACTGACTCGTGACGGACCAGTGTCTGCCGGAACTCAGCAGCGCGTTTCACTAACGGCGCATGCATTGGTTTAAACAAATTGTATCGGGCCTTAAAGTCCGGAGCCTCGTTCCCGGCCAGCACTTCAAGAACCAATTCCATCGCATCCAGTCGCATCAGCGGACTGTGGCTGACATAGAGCAGTTCTTCCCACAGTCGATCAAGCCGGGCAATCTGTTCCTCATCGAGCATCAGCCGTACAAGGTGATTATCTTCGCGGTGAAACAGTGTCATCGTGAGAATTTCATCCACGGGCACAATCTGGGTATAACAAAGTGCTGCCGGGAACACGCTGCGGTAGTCGTCCATGGCTGTTTCAATCCGCCGACGGGCAGTACTGTTATCACTGACAAGAATTGCTCCGCTGAAGGAAACATTCCGGTCACGCCCTGCGACCAGAACACCCGTCTTTGTGAACTCTGTGTCAACTTCGCAGGTCACCAGTCCGGACCTGATTGATGGTGCATCTCCGACGGAATGCCTGAAAGGCAAAACCTGTACAGATCCTTCAAGTCCCGTTTCCTGCTCCAGTACGGCCGTCGTGACAAATTCGCGGCCGGTTGCCAACTCAACCGGAAGACGAAACCTGACCACCGACGGTGCCTGAACACAGATAGAGGCAGTATCGATCGCCCTTCCGTCGGGATGGCTGCCGAACATCCCGGGGTCGAGACCGGTCTGGGTCAGAGACTTCAGATAGATATCTGCCTGCCCTTGGACGACAAGTCTCGGCTGCTGAAATACAACGAAGTCGTGGTCATTCCCGTCTCCTGCATCGGTGACCACCAGTGAGATCACCAATTCTTCTTCATCCGGATTCGCAGGGTTCGACGTTTCCGATATCTCAAACGACAGACGTATATTCTGCTGTGTGACCAATGGATTGACAGGTTGCATCCATCGTGCCGGAGCCCCCTTCTTTCCATACAGCCCAACCGGACCAAACGTCCACAGTCCCTCCTGCCAACCGACGATCTCAGCGACAAGTGCTTCGGCATCCTCGGTCCCTGAACCACGCCAGTGAGAACGAAGTTTGTCCAGAATGAGTGAGGACTTCGATTCTGTCAGACTCGACCAGAGCGTGTTGAGATACCTGGCATTCAGACCGCGCCGTCCGGCGACCGTTGCGATACTCCGCTTCCCTGTCGTGATTGCTGTCCGCTCATCAAGCGTCGCCGCAAGATATTTCTCGAGTGGCGGGCTCCCCGCCTGTCCAAGACTGAAACGAAGATTACTCTGGAAGTCCCCAAGTTTCTCCGCGGAAACGAATTGGCTGTAAAACTCCCGAATCTGTGTCAGAATTTCGTTCCTCCAGTCGTCCCGACTTGAATGACGGGAGAACCGAAATCCGTCCGGGAGCAGCACGGCATGTGCAGCGATTTCTGTGCCGGCATCAAAATACTTCTGGAGCATCGCTGGGGACATCACCATCGCGATTCCCGTATTGGTAAACCCTTCGCCCGCCGCACTGTTGGTCGGAAAATCTCGGGCGGGATTTAAGTCGACGCCCGTCAGATCAAGAGTCGTGTACCTGTATTCCGCGTTCGTTAGCCGCCTCAGCACCACACGTCCCGGATCACCGGCACCGGCCCGTGCTTCGGTGCGAAGATAACCTTCAATCCAGCCTCGCAGCTTCATTTTTTCCTGAACGGAAGGCTGAGTGGAACCGTCGGGAGGCATCTCACCGTTATCGAGCATTTCCACAATCCGCAGCCACGTCTCGGGGGATCGCCGCACGTCCGTCAGCTTCCCGAACTGCTCCAGATCCAACTCCCCTTCGCGCTGTCTGGCAGAGTGACAGTCCAGACAGAATCGTTGCATCAGAGGGCGAACTTCACTTTGGTAGCGTTCAGCGAGCGACCTGAATGACAAACTCTCTTCGCCGGCGGCAAATGACGTTACCAGAAAAAGGCAAACCGCACTGTACCGCAGCACCATGTGGAAATGAGGTATGACTTTGCAGGGGAGACACATATTTACTTCCGGCAATCTGCAATGTATTTGTCGTGCACGTTTGCCTTACTCATTTATCGGGACCAAAAATGCTAACTGTCTGAATACACATGATCAACCGGTTTATCAGTTCCACACACTCAACATAGTAATTGAGTCAATCGCGAGTCGGTTCGGTGCCCGCTCGGTGAGTCCGGATACCTGTCCTCCTGCGACTTGCCGAAGATTCCTGTATAGACACTGAGGTCACAGCGAACAACGTGGGCAAAGAGACCAGCGATCTGTACGAATCGACAGGAAGACACAGAGGAACTCGTGAACCAAATGTTTTGGAATCGAGTTCAGTTTCTGAAACTTCAGTTTAAGCATAACGTTTGGACTCTTTCAGTCCGGACAAACTACTGACTGTCCGTTCCGCGAGAATCCTGCGTTTTCTGTGCAGTAATTCGGTCTTCGCTTTCCCGTTTCAAAGACCTGCTTCCGGCGTTCGCTGATCGGCCGCCCGGAAAAACAAAAGAGGTGTACAGGAGCTGATTCAGAAGTTGATGAGATTACGGTTGCTGAATTGAAAACCTGACCGGCATCCGTGAAAGACCGTGGGAAATTTCCCGTCGAGATGTGAGAATCCCCCCGGTCTCATCGTGTAAACTCAGAAAGACATAGAACTCCGCTCATCAGATTGATCATACTATCTGCTGCACCACGCTGATGTCTGTACCGTCTCGGCCGTTTCCCGTCAGCGATGATAAGGTGCTGCCAATATCCGAATGAAAAATCTGAAACACGGATTTCAGAAGAATCAGCAGCCGAGTGGTCTGTTGATGTTTGGGCGACATTCTGCCTGAGGTTCGAAAGCGATTCAATTTGATGTTTCCTCTGACTCAGGCTGCACGAATACCGGGTCGACCGGAGTATCTCTTATTGGCGTGTCTGATATTCCTGACACGGTCCGGTGTGACCTGTGGCAGTGATGTTCAGGTCAACGTAGGCATCAGCGATCACCAGCGCATGCAGCGAGGGAAATGGGGGCTGATGCAGGCAGCGTTTGCCAACTCATCAGACACCGACAGGGAAGTCCTGGTCGTTGTTGTTCCACCATCGAGCAGGGGACTGCAGTACGGTCGGCAGGTTGTGATTCCGGCAGGATGCCATCGTACCTGTCAGTGGCCCGTGTTAATGACGGATTCCGATGCACCAGTGTTTAATTTCGAGTATCTGGTGTTTGAAGACCCGGGTGGTTCAGGTGAAATTCAGCGAGTTTCCGACGAAGAAGTGGTCCGCAGTTTTACAGTGATCAATCCGGAATCCCGGAATGGGACCGCCGTCGGTTATCGCGGGCTGCTGACTTCTTTCAATGAAAGTCCGCGAGACCGTCACGGACTCGAGACCCTCGCAAATGTCCTGCGCAATGAAGCCGGTCAGGAAAGGATGGAACTCACCATCTCCGCGAAGGATCTGGACGGTTATCCCGAAGCTCTGGAAAGTCTCGATCAACTTCTGATCACATCACAGACTTTGCATGACTTTCCGGAGGCGTGTGACGCTGTTCGTGTGTGGGTTCAGCGCGGCGGTCGAATGTGGCTGTTTCTCGATCAAACCGGCATGAAGACTGCTCATGCACTGCTGGCGGACACGTTACCGCTGACACGAATTGATGAAACATCTACGAATGTTGTGAAGATGAAAATCAATAAGTCCGAGTCAAAACAACGATATCCGGAACGCGAACTCACTCGGGAATTTTCTGAGCCGGTCAGGCAGGTACGGGTCATTGCCGGCAGCGGTCGTACACTCTGGTCCGTCGGTGACTGGCCGGCCGTCATTGAAGTTCCGTTCGGAAACGGCACCGTCTTTGTGACCACCATTTCTCCCGAAGCATTTGTACAGATGGATGGCGACCAAAGGTCATTACCCTGTGCCCGTCAGATTGCGGATCGAATGTTTCGGGATTTGAAAAAGGATTCACCGGTCAGCGAACAGCGGCTGAGTTCGGCAGCAGCCGGATCGATCGGATATGAGGTTCCTTCTCGTGCATTCGCGGCCACCGTCATGCTGGGGTTTGTCGCGCTGCTGACTGTGGCCGGAACCGCAGCCATCTGGAAATCCCGACCGGCGTGGCTGTTGTGGGCAATCCCGCTTCTGGCACTGTTTTGTACTGTTCCGGCGGTCCGGGTTGGTGCTCGTTCGCGAAATGTCGCTCCGTCAACCGCAATTCAGCAGCTGTTCACATCTGTGGTTGAGGGCCAGACAACTCTGGCCGCCGACGGTGTCATGTCTGTCTATCATCCGACACCTTCTGCTGTTCATGCGAAGATGAAGGATTTCGCGCTGCTGGTACCGGAGCACACCAATTCTGAAAACTACTACCGACGTATGGTGTGGACAGATCGCGGCGAATCGGAATGGCGAAATCTGCGACAGGCCGTGGGCGTTCGCAATTACCACATCCGATCGATGAAACGACTGGATCAACCCCCCATGCTCAAAATGACGCTTGACCAGGACGGTCTTTCGGGACAGATTGATCATTCTGACGCCCTGAGTGCCTCTGACATGATCCTCGCCGGACTGTCGCCTGACCGAATGTCGGCTCACATGCAGGCCGACCGAAACTTTCGGGTGTCTCCCGGTAATGCACTCGCTGCCACCGAGTTTGTAACCGGGACCATCCTCACGGATACCCAGAAACGCCGTGCTTCGGTTTATAAGGATTTGTTTCGAACGGCGGACCGGACGACGTATCCGGATCGGCTGTCGCTGCTGTACTGGTCTGATCTTGTGAATCCTTCGATCAGACTGGGTGAAGAAGTAACGCGCCGGAACGGTTCTGTTCTGGTGGCCCTGCCGGTCGATCTTCAGCCACCGGCAGTCAACACAGATTTCACGATCCCGGCTGCGTTGCTGCCGTACCAAACAGTCTTTGACGATCAGGGAGGGTTAAGTCAGGCCTACAGCAACCCGCATCGGGAGTGGAGGCAAAGAGAAGTCGCCGGTGTTACGCTGCTTGAATTTAAAGTTCCGGAGGTCTGTCGGCCATTCCATGCAACAGGGGGTACGCTCGTCATTCGTCTGAATGCCGGTTCACGTTCGGTAATACTCAGCATGGGATCTCGTGATCATCCTGCACTCATCCGGACATTCAACAGTCCTGCCGGACTCTATCCACTGGCATTGTCACCGGATCACCTGAATTCAATTGTCAAAACCGGAAGCGTTTATCTTCGAATGGATGTCAGCGAAACGGACTCTTCTGATTCTTTTGAAAGTACACGGGACCGGGACGACTACTGGAAAGTTGATCGAATGATGCTGACTCTGAACGGCGTTCGAAAGGAATAATCCGTCCTGGCGGCCTCAGTCCGCCAGGCAACATTCACTTGAGAAGAAGTGAATTCCCCGGACAGCCCTGGACCGGATCTGCTGGAAGCTCAGGACCGAAATCCACGCAGAATGGCTCGTCGTTTTGCAGCACGCCCCCGGATAAATCACGGAAAGGAAAATTTAGTGAGTAGTGAACCGAATCCTGTTGTCAACATCCAAAACCTGACCAAACGGTTTGGTGATTTCGTGGCTGTTGATCAGTTGAACCTCTCGCTCGATAAAGGCGACATCCTTGGCTTCATCGGACATAACGGAGCAGGAAAGACCACAACGATTCGGGTCCTTGTCGGTCTCACTCGCCCCACTTCAGGGACGGCTCATATCGCCGGAGCCGACTGTGCCCGGGAAGCTCAGAAAGTGCGACGACTGGTGGGTTACATGCCCGACCGGTTCGCCTCGTACGACAACATGCGCGTCACCGAATATCTTGACTTCTTCGGTGCAGCGTTCGGAATTTCCACCAGACAGCGACGACTGCGGATTGCTGAAGTGCTGGAACTGACAAACGCCACATGGATGCAGGATCGGTATGTGGAAGACCTGAGTCACGGAATGCAGCAGCGTGTCGGAATCGCTCGCACCCTGCTGCACAACCCGGAGGTGCTGATCCTGGACGAGCCGGCAAACGGACTTGATCCGACGGCCCGGATCGAAATGCGGGAAATTCTGCTGAGACTGGCAGAAGAAGGCCGCACACTCATTGTCACCAGCCACATCCTGCCCGAGTTGGCAAGGATTTGTGATCGCGTGGCAATTCTGGCCGGCGGACAGCTGAAGGCATTTGGAACACTGCAGGAAGTCAGCCGCGAACTGTCGCCCCGACGTACAATGGAAATCGAACTCCTGGACGCCGGTCAGGTTCCGTCAGTAGCCGCACAGGTTCGATCTGCACTGGAGGATCGTGGTGAAGTCACGCCGTCCGAAACAGAAGCAGTCGTGAGGTTCCGAACCGCCGTATCGGATGATCAGTTGTCTCTCCTGCTGCAGCAACTCATCCGGAATGGCACACGAATTTCTCAGTTTCGTGAAGTGGCGGGAGATCTTGAGGACATCTTTATTAGTGTGACTCAGCAGGCCGGTGCATCTCAGGCCGGAGAATCGACGTGTGTGGAAACGACGGAGCAAAAGTCATGAAAGGCAGCGCTGTCATCATTCGTCGCGAGTTGCCGTCACTACTCCGCATGAATTACAGTCTGTGGCTGTTTGTTGCTGTCGCACTGACGGTTTCCGCGACCGTTCTGCTGAAATGGCCGTCAACATCCACAGCGGATCTGAGTGGCTCTCAGGCACGCGCCGTTTTTCGCGGTCTGGCGTATTCGATGGTCGTCGTTGTCGTGCTCGTCATCCCGGCCCTGCCGGCGACCGGACTGATTGGGGAAGTCCGGCGAGGAACCATGGAACTCCTGTTGAACTCACCGCTGCAAAGAACAGAGATTTACTTCGGGAAGCTGATTTCGCTGTTGGGATTTTCCTGTCTGCTGCTGATGGTCACAGTGCCGCCGATGGCCTGCTGTTATGCCATGGGAGCCCTTTCTTTCACCAGTGACGTGCTGGCGCTTTACGGATTAACGGGAGTACTCTGCGTGCAGCTGATTGTACTCGGACTCCTGGTTGGAACCATCGCCAGAACGTCCGAAGCCGGGCTGCGCTGGGTATACGGAACCACTTTCGGTCTGACGGTCGTTACGACTATCCCCCATTTGTTTCTCCAGGGTGGCAACAGCGTCTTCGCGGAAACAGCCGGTCACCTGCGAAAGCTCTCACCGGTCCCGGCTCTGATTCAGCTGGTGGGCGATACCGTCCCCGGAGGAACAGGGGCAATCGAATCAGAGAACCTCATTCTCTCATATATCGTCTCAGCGGTGCTGCTGAGCATTGCCGGCAGTCTTGTCTGTATTCAGCGAATGAATTTCTCTCTGATGGATCGTTCACGATCTCAGGGACTCATCACGGATGATCGTACCGATTCAGTTCGTGCCGCTCGGAAATTTTTGTTCCTGGTGGATCCACAGAAACGCAAGTCAGGAATCCCCTGGTATCTGAATCCATTGATGGT
It includes:
- a CDS encoding nucleotide pyrophosphohydrolase, translating into MTLNELQELIDRMYSRKDEARGVEGTFMWLMEEIGELAAALRESPKEEVAKEFADVLAWLATIANVAGINLSEAVELKYGSGCPGCGLMVCECCDQEKP
- a CDS encoding ABC transporter ATP-binding protein, with product MSSEPNPVVNIQNLTKRFGDFVAVDQLNLSLDKGDILGFIGHNGAGKTTTIRVLVGLTRPTSGTAHIAGADCAREAQKVRRLVGYMPDRFASYDNMRVTEYLDFFGAAFGISTRQRRLRIAEVLELTNATWMQDRYVEDLSHGMQQRVGIARTLLHNPEVLILDEPANGLDPTARIEMREILLRLAEEGRTLIVTSHILPELARICDRVAILAGGQLKAFGTLQEVSRELSPRRTMEIELLDAGQVPSVAAQVRSALEDRGEVTPSETEAVVRFRTAVSDDQLSLLLQQLIRNGTRISQFREVAGDLEDIFISVTQQAGASQAGESTCVETTEQKS
- a CDS encoding DUF1552 domain-containing protein yields the protein MVHRFSRRTFLRGTGVSMALPWMESRSVWGDEATGSASQAPIRLGVLFSGNGFTKNEWTASGQGTQMELGQVLTPLNGFREKLLFIRGLYNAEALKGGIHSSQTGNLLSGAPLSSGGEIRSGTSFDQLIAQRYGHSTKVPSLVLGCERSNPGIHKDYSMIYSSHISWSSPTAPTPLEIYPALAFDQLFKDEVQRGQRSVLDAVLTEAKGFRQQISSIDRRKLDEYLNSVREVEKRIEQAGRRGELQGWRPTLDKPNMPRPPEGIPQTIVEHMRLMCDILVLAFQTDTTRVCTLKLNNDHSALQFPHLGVEIGHHELSHRNNAKWLKVNQFMLEQFGYIAERLDAIQEGERTALDNSMLMYCSSMMTGGHDATQLPVVLLGGAGGQLQGGRVLDYLGRPDRQMCNLYLSMLDRYGIHLDRFGDSTERLMDV
- the nth gene encoding endonuclease III, which codes for MARRTTATNKDVTEKRRAQVRKVIRRLKKEFPEAECALQHESAFQLLVATILSAQCTDVRVNMATPELFRKYPDAVRLARASQPAVEKIVKPLGFFRNKAGNIRLMAKSLVDNFGGNVPQDIEDLVALPGVGRKTASVVLGTWYGIPSGVVVDTHVKRISALLGLTKSNNPDIIERNLMEVIPKKEWIEYSHRIILHGRKTCIARRPRCSECVLLSVCPRVGLSEDL
- a CDS encoding DUF1592 domain-containing protein, yielding MVLRYSAVCLFLVTSFAAGEESLSFRSLAERYQSEVRPLMQRFCLDCHSARQREGELDLEQFGKLTDVRRSPETWLRIVEMLDNGEMPPDGSTQPSVQEKMKLRGWIEGYLRTEARAGAGDPGRVVLRRLTNAEYRYTTLDLTGVDLNPARDFPTNSAAGEGFTNTGIAMVMSPAMLQKYFDAGTEIAAHAVLLPDGFRFSRHSSRDDWRNEILTQIREFYSQFVSAEKLGDFQSNLRFSLGQAGSPPLEKYLAATLDERTAITTGKRSIATVAGRRGLNARYLNTLWSSLTESKSSLILDKLRSHWRGSGTEDAEALVAEIVGWQEGLWTFGPVGLYGKKGAPARWMQPVNPLVTQQNIRLSFEISETSNPANPDEEELVISLVVTDAGDGNDHDFVVFQQPRLVVQGQADIYLKSLTQTGLDPGMFGSHPDGRAIDTASICVQAPSVVRFRLPVELATGREFVTTAVLEQETGLEGSVQVLPFRHSVGDAPSIRSGLVTCEVDTEFTKTGVLVAGRDRNVSFSGAILVSDNSTARRRIETAMDDYRSVFPAALCYTQIVPVDEILTMTLFHREDNHLVRLMLDEEQIARLDRLWEELLYVSHSPLMRLDAMELVLEVLAGNEAPDFKARYNLFKPMHAPLVKRAAEFRQTLVRHESVQIDALIDFAGRAWRRPLTDVEVDRLRELYHQLRRQDLSHDEAFRLTLARVFVASPFLYRFENVPAGSGTTEVSEWELANRLSYFLWSSMPDMKLREAARKGQLVRSPQTIDTPGNTDTSSASGKTHAELLRQTTRMLSDARVRGLATEFACQWMDTYQFGSLGRKSEKYFPEFLDIRGDLHEESILFFTDLFRNDGSLLSLLEADHTFVNERLARFYGIPQVEGSAWRRVDGMHKYGRGGILGMAVTLAKHSGAARTSPILRGNWVSEVLLGEKLPRPPKNVPQLAATVPEGLTERQLIEQHSSDPACAKCHVRIDPFGFALEKFDTVGRRRGTDALIDVRTTLPDGTSIQGLSGLRDYLLNRRRNTFVYQFCRKFLGYALGREVQLSDEPLLEKMQRKLRKNDYRVSVAVKTIVLSDQFRRIRGMSYNR